A stretch of the Vitis riparia cultivar Riparia Gloire de Montpellier isolate 1030 chromosome 13, EGFV_Vit.rip_1.0, whole genome shotgun sequence genome encodes the following:
- the LOC117929174 gene encoding high mobility group B protein 7 isoform X2, which translates to MANPPITRKRVHAIASGIRRGPNGSAFEKCHGCGVSVAIALADMHDCGLKRDVKRFKGQREVQILRKQTCLGEPRSPFRLFMENFRKASKTGNPIDVDRIGFEAWKKMSMEVDDEADSAMVGKFDKFYGFYEDSEDSDSFQSFRSKTIESFNTFTWGPY; encoded by the exons ATGGCGAATCCGCCGATAACTCGGAAGAGGGTCCACGCCATTGCCAGTGGCATTCGTCGTGGGCCTAATGGAAGCGCCTTTGAGAAATG CCATGGTTGTGGCGTTTCGGTGGCGATAGCTCTGGCCGATATGCATGACTGTGGATTGAAGAGGGATGTGAAGAGATTCAAAGGACAGCGTGAGGTTCAAATTCTGAGGAAACAAACGTGTTTGGGCGAACCCAGATCGCCTTTTAGGCTTTTCAT GGAAAACTTTAGGAAGGCCAGCAAGACTGGAAATCCGATTGATGTTGATCGAATAGGATTTGAAGCATGGAAGAAAATGTCAATGGAG GTAGACGACGAGGCGGATTCAGCAATGGTTGGGAAGTTTGATAAG TTCTATGGCTTCTATGAAGACTCTGAAGATTCAGATAGCTTCCAAAGTTTTCGGTCTAAAACAATCGAGAGCTTTAACACGTTCACTTG GGGCCCTTATTAA
- the LOC117929174 gene encoding high mobility group B protein 7 isoform X1: MANPPITRKRVHAIASGIRRGPNGSAFEKCHGCGVSVAIALADMHDCGLKRDVKRFKGQREVQILRKQTCLGEPRSPFRLFMENFRKASKTGNPIDVDRIGFEAWKKMSMEERKPYIIQAEKVNSEHLKILLKEEHDRVEVDDEADSAMVGKFDKFYGFYEDSEDSDSFQSFRSKTIESFNTFTWGPY; this comes from the exons ATGGCGAATCCGCCGATAACTCGGAAGAGGGTCCACGCCATTGCCAGTGGCATTCGTCGTGGGCCTAATGGAAGCGCCTTTGAGAAATG CCATGGTTGTGGCGTTTCGGTGGCGATAGCTCTGGCCGATATGCATGACTGTGGATTGAAGAGGGATGTGAAGAGATTCAAAGGACAGCGTGAGGTTCAAATTCTGAGGAAACAAACGTGTTTGGGCGAACCCAGATCGCCTTTTAGGCTTTTCAT GGAAAACTTTAGGAAGGCCAGCAAGACTGGAAATCCGATTGATGTTGATCGAATAGGATTTGAAGCATGGAAGAAAATGTCAATGGAG gagaGGAAACCATATATCATTCAAGCTGAAAAAGTGAATTCAGAACACCTGAAAATCTTGCTCAAAGAAGAACATGATAGGGTAGAG GTAGACGACGAGGCGGATTCAGCAATGGTTGGGAAGTTTGATAAG TTCTATGGCTTCTATGAAGACTCTGAAGATTCAGATAGCTTCCAAAGTTTTCGGTCTAAAACAATCGAGAGCTTTAACACGTTCACTTG GGGCCCTTATTAA